The following are encoded together in the Armatimonadota bacterium genome:
- a CDS encoding YIP1 family protein, whose amino-acid sequence MDWRILYNPLAILGKGKGFVIALLIVIILTAVAVFGQVHLDGALDMHITTGTSPAGLLISESLIAWLSLGVFLFLTSKIFRGNGGIGAHLAAAGLARFPYIIAALVIAQPAVREVFLAAVTLARDQVVVRPEKMMTPLLLISLLVIVGLSIWSIVILFYGYRYASRVQGAKIGVSFVLGLIIAEIVSKALIASTFSVFRGPQ is encoded by the coding sequence ATGGATTGGAGAATTCTTTACAATCCGCTTGCAATTTTGGGTAAGGGCAAAGGATTTGTAATAGCATTGCTCATTGTAATAATCTTAACTGCAGTGGCAGTTTTTGGGCAGGTTCATCTCGATGGCGCTCTAGATATGCACATAACAACGGGGACTTCGCCAGCCGGCTTGCTGATTTCTGAATCTTTGATTGCCTGGTTGAGTCTTGGAGTTTTCCTCTTTTTGACATCAAAAATTTTCAGAGGAAATGGAGGTATTGGTGCACATCTAGCGGCAGCAGGGTTAGCACGCTTTCCCTATATAATTGCGGCGCTTGTCATTGCTCAACCTGCCGTGAGAGAGGTCTTTTTGGCGGCGGTTACTTTGGCACGCGACCAGGTTGTGGTTCGGCCAGAGAAGATGATGACACCTCTGCTTCTTATTAGTCTTCTTGTGATTGTTGGCTTATCTATCTGGTCGATTGTAATCCTCTTTTATGGCTACCGATATGCCAGTCGAGTTCAAGGTGCAAAAATAGGTGTTTCTTTTGTGCTAGGTCTTATAATTGCCGAAATTGTTAGCAAAGCACTAATTGCATCCACTTTTTCCGTTTTTAGGGGTCCTCAGTGA